Proteins from a genomic interval of Arvicanthis niloticus isolate mArvNil1 chromosome 26, mArvNil1.pat.X, whole genome shotgun sequence:
- the LOC143439007 gene encoding olfactory receptor 8B8-like, with protein MALANGSFVTEFILLGLTDQPDLQMPLFLIFLVMYLITAFGNLTLIILIVLNSHLHTPMYFFLFNLSFIDLCYSSLITPKMLMNFILEKNIISYMGCMTQFYFFGFFAISECYVLTAMAYDRYVAICNPLLYSVAMSPKMCSYLILGSYFMGFSGAMIHTGCVMRLTFCDGNTINHYFCDLLPLLQLSCTSTYVNEIELFIVTGKDIIVPTVIIFASYGFILSSILKIRSTSGRSKAFSTCSSHIIAVSMFFGSSAFMYLKPSSAVSMNEAKFSSIFYSIVVPMMNPLIYSLRNQDVKVGLKKTLSRMF; from the coding sequence ATGGCTCTGGCAAATGGCTCATTTGTAACTGAATTCATTCTCTTGGGTTTAACAGACCAGCCTGACCTCCAAATGCCCCTGTTCCTAATTTTTCTAGTAATGTATTTGATAACTGCATTTGGAAATTTGACTTTGAtaattttaattgtgttgaaTTCTCACcttcacacacccatgtacttttttctctttaacttgTCCTTCATAGACCTTTGCTATTCTTCTTTGATCACACCCAAAATGCTGATGAACTTCATACTTGAGAAGAACATTATTTCCTACATGGGGTGTATGACCCAGTTCTACTTCTTTGGCTTTTTTGCAATTTCTGAATGTTATGTGCTGACAGCaatggcctatgatcgctatgtggctATTTGCAATCCACTCTTGTACAGTGTTGCCATGTCTCCAAAGATGTGTTCCTATCTTATTCTTGGTTCATATTTCATGGGATTTTCAGGTGCCATGATCCACACAGGTTGTGTAATGAGACTAACTTTCTGTGATGGAAACACCATCAACCATTACTTCTGTGATCTCCTCCCTTTACTACAACTCTCCTGCACCAGCACCTATGTCAATGAGATAGAATTGTTCATTGTAACAGGAAAAGACATCATTGTGCCCACTGTAATCATCTTTGCTTCTTATGGTTtcatcctctccagcatcctcAAAATAAGATCTACTTCAGGAAGGTCCAAAGCCTTCAGCACTTGCAGTTCCCACATAATTGCTGTTTCTATGTTCTTTGGTTCGAGTGCATTTATGTACCTAAAACCTTCTTCAGCTGTATCTATGAATGAGGCAAAGTTCTCTTCCATATTTTACAGCATTGTGGTTCCCATGATGAACCCTCTAATCTACAGCTTGAGGAATCAAGATGTCAAAGTTGGCTTGAAAAAAACTCTGAGCAGAATGTTTTAG